DNA from Streptomyces sp. NBC_01476:
GACTGGGTGTAATCCGGGCCGGTGACCGAGCCGTTGGTGGCCGCGGCCTCGGCCTCGTACTCGGTGAACGGCACGGTGGCGCCACCGCTCACATCGAACGGCGAGACGGTCGATACCGTGGGGGCGGCATGGGCTGTCTGTGTGGTGATCGCCAGGGCGAGTCCGCCGGCCGCGACCGCGGCCGCGGTGGCCGTAGCGAGCCAGACCGAGGAGCGACGTCTGGTGTCCATGGGGTGGGGGGTGTCCCTTCTGGCGTGTGTCGCTTGAGATGCGGGCCACCATACGGATGACGAACATGGCACAGCAATATCTCGATCGGATTTCGCAAAAATTGGATGGCTTGCAGAGATCTCGCAAAATGACCGCAAGAAACTTGCGTCTCCTGTACTAGAATCGACGCCATGACACGACGACTTGCCGAGGTGGCAAAGAAGGTCGGGGTGAGTGAGGCCACCGTCAGCCGCGTGCTGAACGGGAAGCCTGGAGTCTCCGACGCGACACGGGCCGCCGTCCTTACCGCCCTTGACGTGCTCGGATACGAACGGCCCACCCAGCTGCGCGGAGAACGCGCCCGGCTGGTCGGCATGGTCATGCCCGAGCTGCAGAATCCGATTTTCCCCGCTTTCGCAGAAGTCGTCGGCGGTGCACTGGCTCAGCAGGGTTTCACCCCTGTGCTGTGCACACAGACCGCCGGCGGCGTCTCCGAGGCCGACTACGTGGAGCTGCTGCTGCAGCAGCATGTGTCGGGGGTGGTCTTCTTCGGCGGCCTGTACGCCCAGGCCGAGTCACCGCACGACCACTACGCGCGACTGGCCGAACGCAACCTGCCGACCGTCCTGATGAACGCCGCCATCGACCACCTGGACTTCCCCCGGGTCTCCTGTGACGACGCGGTGGCGGTGGAGCAGGCGATGAACCACCTGATCTCGCTCGGCCACCAGCGGATCGCGCTGGTGCTCGGCCCACCCGACCACGTACCCTCCCGCCGCAAACTGGCCGCCGCCCGCCGGGTCGACCCCTCGGTCACCGTCGAGCACGCGCTCTTCACCCTGGAGGGCGGGCAGGCCGCCGCCAGCCGGCTGCTGACCCGCGGCATCACCGCCTTCATCTGCGCCTCCGACCTGCTGGCGCTCGGCTGCATCCGGGCCGCCCGCCGGCGCCGGCTCTCGGTGCCCGGTGACGTGTCGGTCATCGGTTACGACGACTCCTCGCTGATGAACTGCACCGAGCCGCCGCTGACCACCGTCCGGCAGCCGATCGAGGCGATGGGCCGGGCCGCGGTGGATCTGCTGGCCGGCGAGATCAGCGGCGCCTCGGTCGACCACGACGAGCTCTTCTTCGAACCGGAACTGGTGGTCCGCGGTTCCACCGGGCCGGCTCCGCACGCCGCCCGCATCCCGCATCCGGAGCCGCGCGCCGCCAACGCGTAACGGCACATCCATCACCGGCAGGCGCCGGGGCAGGGGACCTCCCCCTGCCCCGGCGCCGTCGTTTCCGGCCCCTACGCGGGCCGGGAGGAGGCCGCCCCGGGGCTGTGACGAGCGGTGGCACGCTGTCTCCGTACTGCTGCGCAGCGTCGTGACCGAGTCGTGTCTTTGCGAAATTCGCGCGACATCTTGCGGACATCTATCGGGTTAAGTACGTTGAGCCAACCCGGACGGCGGCGCAAACCAGCGCCGGACATCATGTGCATCATGTGCCGCGGGGGTCCCAGATCGCAGTCCAACGACGCGCAGTGGTTCAGGGGAAGGGTAAGAAGAGGATGACTAAAAACGGCTACCGCAGACTGGTGGCAGTCGCACTGGTCGCGGGCATCGGCTTGACCGGCGCCGCTTGTTCCAGCAGCAGCGACAACAAGGGCGACGGCGGCACCAAGACGAGCGCCGCGGGATCGAGTGCCGGCACCCCCTTGGACCCGAAGACCAAGGTGACCATCAGCGTCGACTGCGAGCCGCCGACCACCAAGCCGGCCGAGCGCAAGCAGTGGATCGACGACGTCGCGGAGTTCAACAAGACCTACCCGAACGTCACGATCCAGAGCAAGGACGCGTTCCCTTGTGAGGACCCGGCCAAGTTCACCGCCCAGCTCCAGGCGGGCAGCGAGACCGACACCTTCTACTCCTACATGACCGACCTGCAGCAGGTGCTCGACGCCGGCCAGGCCGAGGACATCACGGACTACGTCAACGACAAGACGATCCCGGCCCTCAACGACATCGACCCCGGCGTCATCGGCGTCCTCAAGGACGGCGGGAAGCTCTACGGTCTGCCCACCTCGAACTACCAGATGGGCCTGATCTACAACCGGAAGATCTTCCAGGACGCCGGCCTCGACCCCAACAAGCCCCCGACCACCTGGGACGAGATCCGCCAGGACGCCAAGGTCATCCAGGACAAGCTCGGCAGCAAGGGCATCAACGGCTTCATGGAGAACGCCGGCGGCAACCAGGGCGGTTGGCACCTGGTCTCGGAGATGTTCGGCGTCGGCAGCAAGGCCGTGAACGACGACGGCACCAAGGCCGCGTTCAACAACGACCAGACCAAGTCCATCCTCAGCACCCTGCAGCAGATGCGCTGGACCGACAAGAGCCTGCCCGCCGCCCCCGGTCTGCAGTGGGGTGACGTCCAGAAGGCGATGGGCACCGGCAAGATCGGTATGTACGTCGGCGCCCCCGACGACATCCCGCTGGTCGTCCAGCAGTACAAGGCCGACTACAAGAACCTCGGCATGGCCCCGATCCCCGGGGGTCAGACCGCGCTCTTCGGCGGCAACGACTACATGTTCAAGAAGGGGTCCTCGCCGGACCAGATCAAGGCCGGTATCGCCTGGGTCAACTTCAAGTTCCTGACCGTCGGCAAGGGCCAGTTCAACTACGCCCGCAACAAGACGGACAACCTGCCCGTGGGTCTGCCGGAGCCGTTCTTCTTCACCGGCGCCTCGAAGGACAAGGACAACGCCAACAAGGCGGCCAGCGCCACCATCCCGGTCGACAACTTCAAGACCTACGTCGACGCGCAGGTGCCGGTGCTCCCCGAACCGCCGAACGCGCAGAAGATCTACACCGTGCTCGACACCGTGATGTCCGGCGTGCTGACCAACAAGAGCGCCAACATCGACAAGCTGCTCTCGACCGCTGAGACGCAGGTCAACTCGCTGCTCGCCGCCAGCCAGTAACAGCGCAGCCCGAGCGGGGGCCGGTCGGCGACCGGTCCCCGCTCGGGCGGCGTCGGGCGAGGGCCCGTCCTGCGGTTCAGGGCCTGGAGCCCTGCCAGGCATCCGAATTGAGTCGAGGAGTACCCATGGCGGCGACGACCGTCCCCGAGAAACTGACCAAGCGCCACGCCGGGCGTCCCTCCGGTCCTGCCGGCGGAGCGGCCCGCGACGGCTTGAGCCGCAAAATCCGGCAGAATCTGCAGGCCCATGGGTTCCTCATCGGCGCGGTCCTCTGCTTCCTGATGTTCTCGTGGTATCCGATGGTCCGCGAATTCATCATGAGCTTCCAGGAGACGAAGCGCGGCGAGACCCACTGGGTCGGCTGGAAGAACCTGGACCGCGTCTACCACGACCCGTACTTCTGGACCGCCTGGAAGAACACCGCGGAGTTCACCGGCATGGCGCTGGTGATCGGCTTCGCGGTGCCGTTCGTGGTAGCGATCGTGCTCAATGAACTGAAGCACGCGCAGGCTTATCTGCGCATTCTGGTGTACTTGCCGGTGATGCTCCCGCCGGTGGCCGGCGTGCTGCTCTTCAAGTACTTCTACAACCCTGACTACGGGCTCTTCGACCACGTTCTCAAGGTCCTGCACCTGCCGACGTCGCAATTCCTCAACTCGTCGAGCACCGCGATGATCTCGGTGGTCGTCGCGGCCACCTGGCTGAACATGGGCGGCGCGACCCTGGTCTACCTGGCCGCGCTGCAGAACATCCCCGGCGAGCTGTACGAGGCCGCCGACCTGGACGGCGCCGGCCTGCTCAGCAAGATCTGGCACGTCACCATCCCGCAGACCAGGATGGTGCTCTCGCTGATGCTGCTGCTCCAGATCGTGGCGACCATGCAGGAATTCACCAATGTCTTCCTGCTGACCGGCGGCAACGGTCCGGAGAACTCCACCATGACCGTGGTGTACATGATCTACCAGTACGGATTCCGCTACAACAACCTCGGCAGCGCGGCGGCGCTGGGACTCTTCCTGATGGTGCTCCTGGCCATTCTCTCGGCTGTGTACACACGGCTGAGCCGGAACAGCGACAGCGAATAGGCAGGGAAAAGGACCATGGCAGCGTCATTCACCCCGCAGAACCGGACCCTGATCTCCCCGGCCTCGCTCACCCGCCGGAAAGGGAAAATAGCCTACTGGACCGTGCTCAGTGTGGTCCTGGTGGTCTTCACCCTGGTCTTCCTCGGCCCGCTCTACTGGATGGTCACCGGCGGTTTCAAGTCGGCGCAGGAAGTGGTCGCCGACCCGCCGACCCTCTTCCCGAAGCACCCCGAACCGGGCACCTACCACACCGCGTGGACGGAGTTGAAGCTCGCCCGGCTGCTCTTCAACACCCTGTACTACGCGTTCGGCGCGCTCGCCCTCCAACTGGTCTTCGACGTGGCGGCGGCGTACGCCATCTCCAAACTCCGGCCGGTGCTGGGCAATCTGATCCTCGGCGGCATGCTCGCCACGCTGATGATCCCGGCCACCGTGCTGATCGTGCCGCAGTACATGACCGTGCTCGACCTGCCGGTGCTGCACTTCAACCTGGTGGGCACCCCGTGGGCGATCTGGCTGCCGACGGTGGCCAACGGCTTCAACATCTTCCTGCTCAAACGGTTCTTCGACTCGATCCCGCAGGATCTGATGCACGCCGCCGCCATCGACGGCGCGGGGCCGCTGCGCACCCTGTGGTCGATCGTGCTGCCGATGTCGCGGCCGATCCTCGGCGTGGTGTCGATCTTCGCCGTGGTGAACGTCTGGAAGGACTTCCTCTGGCCGATGCTGGTGGAGCCCGACCCGAAGAACCAGCCGATCAACATCGGCATCAACTCCCTGTCGCAAGGCGTCCCGCAGAACGTGCTGATCGCGGCGCTCGCCATCTCCGCGGTCCCCACGCTGCTGATCTTCCTGCTCTTCCAGCGCAACATCATGTCCGGCCTGACCGCCGGCAGCCTCAAGGGCTGACCGGCGGCGCCGGGCAGCCTCCCCCGCCTGACGAACGCACCACCCATCAGCACTCCGCCGCCGGCCCTCATGGCCCGTGTCCTCACCGACCCCGTCATGCAGGAGGGGCCGGCGGCGGGGTCCCACCTGCCCGAAAGGACGTTGACGTGGCAGACACCCCTCAGCCCGAGGCCGACGAGAACTGGTGGCGCGGCGCGGTCATCTACCAGGTCTACCCGCGGAGCTTCGCCGACAGCAACGGCGACGGGACCGGTGATCTCGCCGGAGTACGGTCCCGGCTGCCGTACCTGGCCGAGCTGGGCGTCAACGCCCTGTGGTTCAACCCCTGGTACCCCTCGCCGATGGCCGACGGCGGCTACGACGTCGCCGACTACCGGGACGTCGAGCCGGTCTTCGGCACCCTCGCCGAGGCCGAGAAGCTGATCTCAGAAGCTGTGGCGCTGGGCATCAGAACCATCATCGACATCGTGCCGAACCACATCTCCGCCGCGCATCCGTGGTTCCGCGAGGCGCTGGCGGCCGGCCCCGGCAGCCCGGCCAGGGAACGGTTCTGGTTCCGCCCCGGCCGCGGTGCGAACGGCGAACTGCCGCCCAACAACTGGCCCTCGCAGTTCGGCGGGCCGGCCTGGACCCGCACCACGAACCCGGACGGCACGCCCGGTGACTGGTTCCTCAACCTCTTCGACTCCGAGCAGCCGGACCTCAACTGGAACCACCCGGAGGTCCGCGCCGAGCACGAGGACATCCTGCGGTTCTGGTTCGACCGCGGCGCGGGCGGCGTACGGATCGACTCGGCGGCCATGGTCACCAAGGACCCGCTGCTGCCCGACCTGCCCACCGACCCCGGCGCCCCGGCCACCCCGCACCCGTACATCGACCGGGACGACCTGCACGAGATCTACCGGGGGTGGCGGCGGATCGCCGACTCCTACGACAAGACGCGGATCCTGGTGGGCGAGGTGTGGCTGCCGGACAGCGAGCGGTTCGCCCGCTACCTGCGGCCGGACGAGATGCACACGGCGTTCAACTTCGACTTCCTGTCCTGCCCGTGGGAGCCGGCCCGGCTGCGGGCCTCCATCGACACGACGCTGGCCGCGCACGAGCCGGTGAGCGCGCCGGCCACGTGGGTGCTCTGCAACCACGACGTGACGCGTACGGTGACGCGTTACGGGCGGGCCGACACCGGGTTCGACTTCGCCACGAAGGCGTTCGGCATCCCGACGGATCTGGAGCTCGGCACCCGCCGGGCGCGGGCGGCGGCGCTGCTGACGCTGGCGCTGCCCGGCTCGGTCTACCTCTACCAGGGCGAGGAGCTGGGGCTGCCGGAGGCGGAGGACATCCCCCGGGACAAGCTCCAGGACCCGATGTACCTGCGCTCCGGCGGCACCAACCCCGGCCGTGACGGGTGCCGGGTGCCGATGCCGTGGGCGGGGACCAGCCAGCCGTTCGGTTTCAGCCCGGAGGGGTCGGCCGAGCCGTGGCTGCCGCAGCCGGCGGACTGGGCGGCCCGTACGGCCGAGGTGCAGTCCGCCGACCCGGCGTCGATGCTGTCGCTGTACCGGGCGGCGGTACGGCTCAGGGCGGCAGAGCCGGGGCTGGGGGACGGGCCGCTGCGCTGGCTTCCGACGGTGCCGGAGGTGCTGGCGTTCCGGCGCGGTGAGCGGTTCGTCTGTCTGGTGAACCTTTCTGCGGTGCCGGCGGAGCTGCCGCGGCACGAGGAGATTCTCCTCACGAGTGGGCCTCTTTCCGACGACGGGCGCGTGCCGGCGGACACGGCGGTCTGGCTCCACGTCTAGGGGTCACCAGCTCCCGGGGTGCCCTCCGCGGTAACGGCGCCCTACCGCGGCGCGGCGCACGTAGGGTGCCCTCCCGGGCTACGGCGCCCTACCGCGGCGCGGCCTACGTGGGATGCCCTCCCGGGTTACGGCGCCCTACCAGGCGGGTGCCCTTGCGGGCGGCGGTTGCTTTTCAGGGGCGCTGGGGGTACCCCCGGACGAAGTCTGGGGGAGGAACTGCGCGAGCAACCGGCCACCGGCCGGTGGTCCGGAAACGACAGCAACAGCCCCTTTCGGCCGGTGACGGAGTGCGGCCCCGTCGTGGCCGTTCGCGCAGTTCCCCGCGCCCCTGAAAAACGAGGTGCCGCCCGCCGCAAAGGCACCCCGCCGGAGGCGGTGAGGCGCCGCAGGGCGGAAGGAGGGCCGGGGAAACGGTATGGTGCCGCTCGCCGCAAAGGCACGCCGCCGGAGGCGGTGAGGCGCCGCAGGGCGGGAAGGCAGCCCGCCGGGGACGGTAGGGCGCCGCAGGGCGGGAAGGCACCCCGCCGGGGACGGTAGGGCGCCGCCAGGCGCAAGGGCAGCCCGAGGGGCTCAGGGGCAGCCGATATCGCGTCGGGGTGACGATTACACTGGACGCGTGCCTCAACTACGACTCGCCCTGAATCAGATCGACTCCACGGTCGGCGGCATCGCCGAAAACGCCGAGTCGGTCCTGCGCTGGTCCCGGCACGCCGCCGGGCAGGGAGCCCACCTGGTGGCCTTCCCCGAGATGATGCTCACCGGCTACCCCGTGGAAGACCTCGCGCTGCGCTCCTCCTTCGTGGAGGCCAGCCGCGCCGCGCTCGCCGACCTCGCCCGCCGGCTCGCCGACGAGGGCCTGGGTGAGCTGCCCGTGGTCGTCGGCTACCTCGGCCGCAGCGAGGACGCCCAGCCCAAGTACGGCCAGCCGGCCGGCGCCCCGCAGAACTGCGCCGCCGTGCTGCACCGCGGCGAGGTCGCCCTGCGCTTCGCCAAGCACCACCTGCCGAACTACGGCGTCTTCGACGAGTTCCGCTACTTCGTGCCCGGCGACACCATGCCGGTGATCCGGGTGCACGGCGTCGACGTGGCGCTGGCCATCTGCGAGGACCTGTGGCAGGACGGCGGCCGGGTGCCCGCCGCCAGGTCGGCCGGCGCCGGGCTGCTGCTGTCGATCAACGCCTCCCCGTACGAGCGGGACAAGGACGACACCCGCCTCGACCTGTGCCGCAAGCGCGCCCGGGAGGCCGGCTGCACGCTGGCGTACCTGGCCAGCGTCGGCGGCCAGGACGAGCTGGTCTTCGACGGCGACACCATCGTGGTCTCCGCGGCCGGCGACGTCATCGCCCGGGCCGGGCAGTTCGCCGAGGAGGTCGTCCTGCTGGACCTGGAGCTGCCGGCCGCGGCGGCCGAGGTGCCGTCCGGGCGGGTGGACGACGGCCTGGAGATCCGGCACGTCACCCTCTCCACCGAGCCGGTGGCGCCCTATCCCCCGCAGTTCACCGGCCGTGAGGCCGACCGGCTCGCCGACGACGCCGAGATCTACGGCGCGCTGGTCACCGGCCTGCGCGCGTACGTCCGGAAGAACGGTTTCCGCTCGGTGCTGATCGGCCTGTCCGGCGGTATCGACTCGGCGCTGGTCGCCGCCATCGCCTGTGACGCGATCGGCGCGGAGAACGTGTACGGGGTGTCGATGCCCTCGGCGTACTCCTCGGACCACTCCCGGGGGGACGCCGCCGAGCTGGCCCGCCGTACCGGGCTGAACTTCCGTACCGTCTCGATCGCCCCGATGTTCGACGCGTACATGGGGTCGCTCAAGCTGACCGGCCTGGCCGAGGAGAACCTGCAGTCGCGGCTGCGCGGGGTGACCTTGATGGGCATCTCCAACCAGGAGGGCCAGATCGTGCTCGCGCCGGGCAACAAGAGCGAGCTGGCGGTGGGCTACTCGACGCTCTACGGCGACTCGGTGGGCGCGTACGGCCCGATCAAGGACGTCTACAAGACGACCGTCTTCCGGCTGGCCCGCTGGCGCAACGCCGACGCCGAGGCGAAGGGCGAGACCCCGCCGATCCCGGAGAACTCCATCGTCAAGCCGCCGAGCGCGGAGCTGCGGCCGGGGCAGGTGGACACCGACTCGCTGCCGGACTACGACGTGCTGGACCGGGTGCTGGAGCTGTACGTGGACCGCGACCAGGGCCGCGAGGCCATCATCGCGGCCGGCTTCGACCCGGAACTGGTCACCCGGGTGCTGAAGTTGACCGACACCGCGGAGTACAAGCGGCGGCAGTACCCGCCGGGCACCAAGATCTCGCCGAAGGGCTTCGGCAAGGACCGCCGGCTGCCGATCACCAACCGGTGGCGCGAGGGCGAGGATTCGTAAGGTCCGTCAGGCCCGGAACGGCCGCCTGACGGTGGCCCTCCGGCGGTTCCACGGCGGTTCACGACGATTCCACGGCGTTTTCAGGGCAGTTGGAGGCGGGCGGCGACCGGCAGATGGTCGCTGCCGGTCTTCGGCAGGGTCCATGACGAGCGCGGGTCGACGCCCTTGACCATGATCTGGTCGATCCTGGCCATCGGGAAGGCGGCCGGCCAGCTGAAGCCCATGCCGTTGCCGGCCGCGCCCTGGGTGGAGCGCATCTGCGAGGTGACCGAGGCCAGCGCGCGGTCGTTCATGGTGCCGTTGAGGTCGCCGAGGAGCACCACGCTCTTCAGGTTCTCCGCCGCGATGGCCTGGCCGAGGGCGTCCGCCGCGCTGTCCCGCTGGCCGGCGGTGAAGCCGGCGTGCAGCTTCACCCGTACCGACGGCAGATGCGCGACATAGACCGCCACCTTGCCGTGCGGGGTGGCGACCGACGCCCGCATCGCCCGGGTCCAGCCCATCCGGATGTCCACCGTGTGCACCCCGCTCAGCGGGTACTTGCTCCACAGCCCGACCGTGCCCTCCACCGCGTGGTACGGGTACGCCCCCGCCAGATCCCTTGCGTAGCGCGGTTCCTGGCTCTCCGCCACCTCCTCCAGCGCCACGATGTCGGCGCCGGCCTTGATGAGGTCCTGTGCGGTGCCGTCCGGGTCGGGGTTCTCGGCGTTGACGTTGTGGGTGAGGACGGTGAGGTCGCCACCGTCCTTGGCCTTGTGGGTGAGTTGGCCGCCGAAGAGGTTGAGCCAGATCAGGCCGGGGGCGAGCAGCACGATCAGCGCGGTCGCCGAGCGGCGGACCAGCGCGACCGCCAGCAGCACCGGGACCGCGAGCCCCAGCCAGGGCAGGAAGGTCTCCAGCAGGCT
Protein-coding regions in this window:
- a CDS encoding LacI family DNA-binding transcriptional regulator; this encodes MTRRLAEVAKKVGVSEATVSRVLNGKPGVSDATRAAVLTALDVLGYERPTQLRGERARLVGMVMPELQNPIFPAFAEVVGGALAQQGFTPVLCTQTAGGVSEADYVELLLQQHVSGVVFFGGLYAQAESPHDHYARLAERNLPTVLMNAAIDHLDFPRVSCDDAVAVEQAMNHLISLGHQRIALVLGPPDHVPSRRKLAAARRVDPSVTVEHALFTLEGGQAAASRLLTRGITAFICASDLLALGCIRAARRRRLSVPGDVSVIGYDDSSLMNCTEPPLTTVRQPIEAMGRAAVDLLAGEISGASVDHDELFFEPELVVRGSTGPAPHAARIPHPEPRAANA
- a CDS encoding ABC transporter substrate-binding protein, producing MTKNGYRRLVAVALVAGIGLTGAACSSSSDNKGDGGTKTSAAGSSAGTPLDPKTKVTISVDCEPPTTKPAERKQWIDDVAEFNKTYPNVTIQSKDAFPCEDPAKFTAQLQAGSETDTFYSYMTDLQQVLDAGQAEDITDYVNDKTIPALNDIDPGVIGVLKDGGKLYGLPTSNYQMGLIYNRKIFQDAGLDPNKPPTTWDEIRQDAKVIQDKLGSKGINGFMENAGGNQGGWHLVSEMFGVGSKAVNDDGTKAAFNNDQTKSILSTLQQMRWTDKSLPAAPGLQWGDVQKAMGTGKIGMYVGAPDDIPLVVQQYKADYKNLGMAPIPGGQTALFGGNDYMFKKGSSPDQIKAGIAWVNFKFLTVGKGQFNYARNKTDNLPVGLPEPFFFTGASKDKDNANKAASATIPVDNFKTYVDAQVPVLPEPPNAQKIYTVLDTVMSGVLTNKSANIDKLLSTAETQVNSLLAASQ
- a CDS encoding carbohydrate ABC transporter permease, whose translation is MAATTVPEKLTKRHAGRPSGPAGGAARDGLSRKIRQNLQAHGFLIGAVLCFLMFSWYPMVREFIMSFQETKRGETHWVGWKNLDRVYHDPYFWTAWKNTAEFTGMALVIGFAVPFVVAIVLNELKHAQAYLRILVYLPVMLPPVAGVLLFKYFYNPDYGLFDHVLKVLHLPTSQFLNSSSTAMISVVVAATWLNMGGATLVYLAALQNIPGELYEAADLDGAGLLSKIWHVTIPQTRMVLSLMLLLQIVATMQEFTNVFLLTGGNGPENSTMTVVYMIYQYGFRYNNLGSAAALGLFLMVLLAILSAVYTRLSRNSDSE
- a CDS encoding carbohydrate ABC transporter permease; protein product: MAASFTPQNRTLISPASLTRRKGKIAYWTVLSVVLVVFTLVFLGPLYWMVTGGFKSAQEVVADPPTLFPKHPEPGTYHTAWTELKLARLLFNTLYYAFGALALQLVFDVAAAYAISKLRPVLGNLILGGMLATLMIPATVLIVPQYMTVLDLPVLHFNLVGTPWAIWLPTVANGFNIFLLKRFFDSIPQDLMHAAAIDGAGPLRTLWSIVLPMSRPILGVVSIFAVVNVWKDFLWPMLVEPDPKNQPINIGINSLSQGVPQNVLIAALAISAVPTLLIFLLFQRNIMSGLTAGSLKG
- a CDS encoding glycoside hydrolase family 13 protein, encoding MADTPQPEADENWWRGAVIYQVYPRSFADSNGDGTGDLAGVRSRLPYLAELGVNALWFNPWYPSPMADGGYDVADYRDVEPVFGTLAEAEKLISEAVALGIRTIIDIVPNHISAAHPWFREALAAGPGSPARERFWFRPGRGANGELPPNNWPSQFGGPAWTRTTNPDGTPGDWFLNLFDSEQPDLNWNHPEVRAEHEDILRFWFDRGAGGVRIDSAAMVTKDPLLPDLPTDPGAPATPHPYIDRDDLHEIYRGWRRIADSYDKTRILVGEVWLPDSERFARYLRPDEMHTAFNFDFLSCPWEPARLRASIDTTLAAHEPVSAPATWVLCNHDVTRTVTRYGRADTGFDFATKAFGIPTDLELGTRRARAAALLTLALPGSVYLYQGEELGLPEAEDIPRDKLQDPMYLRSGGTNPGRDGCRVPMPWAGTSQPFGFSPEGSAEPWLPQPADWAARTAEVQSADPASMLSLYRAAVRLRAAEPGLGDGPLRWLPTVPEVLAFRRGERFVCLVNLSAVPAELPRHEEILLTSGPLSDDGRVPADTAVWLHV
- a CDS encoding NAD+ synthase, whose protein sequence is MPQLRLALNQIDSTVGGIAENAESVLRWSRHAAGQGAHLVAFPEMMLTGYPVEDLALRSSFVEASRAALADLARRLADEGLGELPVVVGYLGRSEDAQPKYGQPAGAPQNCAAVLHRGEVALRFAKHHLPNYGVFDEFRYFVPGDTMPVIRVHGVDVALAICEDLWQDGGRVPAARSAGAGLLLSINASPYERDKDDTRLDLCRKRAREAGCTLAYLASVGGQDELVFDGDTIVVSAAGDVIARAGQFAEEVVLLDLELPAAAAEVPSGRVDDGLEIRHVTLSTEPVAPYPPQFTGREADRLADDAEIYGALVTGLRAYVRKNGFRSVLIGLSGGIDSALVAAIACDAIGAENVYGVSMPSAYSSDHSRGDAAELARRTGLNFRTVSIAPMFDAYMGSLKLTGLAEENLQSRLRGVTLMGISNQEGQIVLAPGNKSELAVGYSTLYGDSVGAYGPIKDVYKTTVFRLARWRNADAEAKGETPPIPENSIVKPPSAELRPGQVDTDSLPDYDVLDRVLELYVDRDQGREAIIAAGFDPELVTRVLKLTDTAEYKRRQYPPGTKISPKGFGKDRRLPITNRWREGEDS
- a CDS encoding endonuclease/exonuclease/phosphatase family protein — its product is MWRRGIITALVAAVLAVLLFFHSDVPNRIGNLGSLLETFLPWLGLAVPVLLAVALVRRSATALIVLLAPGLIWLNLFGGQLTHKAKDGGDLTVLTHNVNAENPDPDGTAQDLIKAGADIVALEEVAESQEPRYARDLAGAYPYHAVEGTVGLWSKYPLSGVHTVDIRMGWTRAMRASVATPHGKVAVYVAHLPSVRVKLHAGFTAGQRDSAADALGQAIAAENLKSVVLLGDLNGTMNDRALASVTSQMRSTQGAAGNGMGFSWPAAFPMARIDQIMVKGVDPRSSWTLPKTGSDHLPVAARLQLP